The genomic region TGGGCCGGTTCGATTATACGCCCGAAGACTGCTTCCGGTTCCACCAGTCGGTTGCCCAGTCGGTCGTGCCGATGCTGAACCAGCTGGCCGGGGAGCGCAGCCAGAAGCTGATGCAGGGCGAATCGCCCATCGACGTCCTTCGTCCCTGGGATTTGAAGGTGGACCTGTACGGCGGCGAGCCGCTGCGGCCGTTCGGCACCGGGGAGGAGTTGCTCAACAAGACCATCGAGTGCTTCTCGCGGCTGGACACTTACCTCGGCGACTGCCTGCGGATCATGAAGGCGATGGGGCATCTGGACCTGGAGTCCCGCAAAGGCAAAGCGCCGGGCGGCTACAACTATCCGCTGGAAGAAATCGGGGTGCCGTTTATCTTCATGAACGCCACCTCCAGCCTGCGCGACCTGGTGACGATGGTGCACGAAGGCGGCCATGCCGTGCATTCGTTCCTGACCCGTGATCTGCCCCTGAAATCCTTCCGGACGCCGCCCATGGAGGTGGCCGAACTGGCGTCGATGTCGATGGAACTGCTGTCGATGGACCACTGGGACGTGTTCTTCGAAAACCCGGACGAACTGCGCCGGGCCAAAATCCAGCACCTCGAATCGATTATTGAAACGCTGCCCTGGGTCGCCACGATTGATAAATTCCAGCACTGGATTTACGAAAACCCGGCCCATTCCGTCGACGACCGGCGGGAAGCGTGGGTGCGTATTTTCAGCGAGTTTTCGGACTCCGTAACGGACTGGAGCGGACTGGAACGCTTTAAGGAATACGGCTGGCAGAAGCAGCTGCACCTGTACGAAGTGCCGTTTTACTACATCGAATACGGCATTGCCCAGCTCGGTGCCATCGGCATCTGGATGAACTTCCGGGAAGACCGCAAAAAAGGACTCGATGGCTACAAGGCCGCTCTGAAACTGGGCTACACCGCCCCGATTGGCCGGATTTACGAAGCCGCCGGGATTCCGTTCGACTTCTCGGCAGAATATATCGGCCGCCTGCTCCGGTTTGTCGGGGAGGAACTGGACCAGATCAAGGCGCAGTAGAGCCAACCCGGCCGGATGGCAGCGAATCAGCGCGGTTCGCTGCCGTCCGACGGGCCGTTTCCCGTTAGCTGCCGGAGTTGAACCTGCTGCTGGCGGAGCAGGTCGAGCAGCACCTCCTGCTGCCGGGAGAGCGCGTCGAGGCGATCCTGCACCTGCCGGATTTCGACCTCGGCTTTCAGGTTGATGAGGTAATCGTTCTGCGCCCGTTGCCGGTCCTTGGTTTCCTGCCGGTTCTGGCTCATCATGATGATGGGGGCCTGAATGGCGGCCAGACACGAAAGAATCAGGTTCAGCAGGATGTACGGATAAGGGTCGAAGGCCGCTTTTCGTAACACCAGCGAATTGACGGAAATCCACGCCAGCAGCACCAGGCCGAAACTGATGATAAAGGTCCAGCTTCCGCCAAACTCCGCGACGCGGTCGGCCAGGCGTTCGCCCGGGGTAAGCGACGGGCTGTCGTCGTCGGTGAGGGTAGGCGAGAGCAGCGTCTGGTCCGTCAGGGCTTTCCGGACGAGGGGATTGAGGTTTTGCATGAAAAAAGGGAGCAGGGTGAATGCACTCGGGAGGTAAAGATACCGGTTCGGAGGCAACGGTTTGCCGGGTCCTGCCGTTCATTTAAACCTTTTTCTGCCACAGGTTCTTTCACTTTCGGCACAAAAACAAAGAAGCAGTTGGCAGTTTGCGCCGCAGGCTGTAATTTTGTACGAACTTTGTAACACGTCTGTAAATGAAAGGTCTTCTTAATAAAGGATTGCTGGTACTGGCCGTTGTTTCGCTGGCCTCCTGCGATTACCAGAAATACAATACCGTTCGTCAGAAAGATTTCCGCGCGGGCGATGAGTACGTGTACGGACCCCACCCGGATTCGGCCGCCATTCAGTCAAACTATAAGTACACGGCACGTCCGGAACTGGAGCAGCGTACGGGCAAAATTCGTCAGAAACTTTTCGGCGGATCGACGATTGCGCAGGGCAACTAACAAGCCATTAAATAAGTTGATATATGAAGCGATGTGTGCTCTGATGGCATTTACATCGCTTTTTTTGTTCATTCACTCGAAAAAAATTTGGGGGTTATGTGCTTCCATCTTTTTTGGCTTACTTTACACAAATATTCAAATACTCAAATAGGATTTTTCGAGTAGTGTAATTGAACCATAGTTATACAGCACCATGAACATTGCATTAGTTACAGGTTCTGCCGGACTGATAGGCAGCGAATCCGTTGCCTTTTTCGCCGATAAATTTGATCTGGTTATTGGCGTCGACAACAACCTGCGGCAATACTTCTTTGGCGCCGACGGCTCAACCGACTGGAACCGTGACCGCCTCAGGGATTCGTTTTCCAACTACAAACACTACACGGCCGACATCCGCAAAGTTGAAGAGCTCGACCCCATCTTCCGCGAGTACGGGGCCGACATCAAACTCATCGTTCATACGGCGGCGCAGCCTTCGCACGACTGGGCGGCCCGCGAGCCGTTCACCGATTTCTCGGTCAACGCCAACGGCACGCTCAACCTGCTGGAGATGAACCGCCAGCACTGCCCCGAAGCGGTGTTTATCTTCACCTCGACCAACAAAGTCTACGGCGATAACCCCAACTACCTGCCGCTGATCGAAACCGAAACCCGCTGGGAGATCGACGAGTCGCACCCGTACTTCACCAACGGCATCGATGAGCACATGTCCATCGACCACACCAAGCACTCCCTGTTTGGCGCCTCCAAAGTAGCTGCCGACATTCTGGTGCAGGAGTACGGCCGTTATTTCGGCATGAAGACGGGCGTCTTCCGGGGCGGCTGTCTGACGGGACCCAATCACTCGGGCGCCCAGCTGCACGGCTTCCTGTCGTACCTGATGAAGTGTGCCATTACGGGCAACCACTACACCATCTTCGGTTACAAAGGCAAGCAGGTGCGCGACAACATTCACAGCCATGACCTGGTGAACATGTTCTGGCATTTTTACCAGAACCCGCGTCCGGGTGAGGTTTACAACGCGGGCGGCGGTCGTCATGCCAACTGCTCGATGCTGGAGGCCATTACCGTCTGTGAACAGATCTCAGGCAACAAGATGAACTACAGCTACTCGGAAACCAACCGGATTGGCGACCACATCTGGTACATCTCCGATCTGAGCAAGTTCAAGGAGCACTATCCGGGCTGGAACTGGGAGTATGACCTGCAGCAGACCCTGCAACAGATTCACGACAGCATGGCGCAGCGGTTGCTGGTGCAGAAGTGATATTGAGGAGTGAAGAACAGGCCGGAATCCGGCTTGTTCCTTCTTCCCGGTCTTCGGCGCATCGAATGCCCATTGACGAATCCATGAAATGTCAGTCCCCGTACGGCTGACATTTTATTTGAACCATATGCTTAGTTTTGATTCCAGACCAACCGTTTATTTCGTCATCGGTTACGGTCTTCTGTGGATAGTCGGTTTGATGGCAGTATCGGACGTTCCAACAGATCACTCCAGAACCTGGTGGCATCGGAGGTCCGTGTTTCTGCTGCTTGCGTTAACTGCGCTGGTTATGCTGCGCATTCCGGTACTGGTATTTAATCAGGAACTGAATCCGGACGAAAGCCAGATGATCACGCAGGCCATGACGCTGATTATCGATCCTGTTTTCTGGCGGTCGGTTGATGGCACCACCGGCGGCCCGCTCGACAGTTACCTGCTGATTCTTCCCCACTGGCTGGGGCTTCCGTTCGACTTTATCCGGGCGCGGCTGGTTGGCCTCGGCTGCATCCTCCTGAGTGTGTGGTTTTTCTACCGGTCCGCGGAGGTCTGGTTTGGCCAGCGGGTAGCCCGGCTGGCTTTGCTGCCGCCGCTGCTGCTGCTGTCGATTACCCAGAACCCCGATTTTGTCCATTACAGCAGCGAACATCTGCCGGTGGCCCTGCTGGGTGCCCTGTATCTGGCGGTGGCCGTTATCCAGCGATCCGAAAAGCCAACCTACGGCTGGGTCTTTCTGGCGGGCCTGCTGGCGGGGACCGTACCTTTCGCTAAACTGCAGGGCGTTCCGATGGCGTTTGTCGCGGGGCTGTTTATCCTGATTACGATTGGCTTCCGGAAAAATCTGACGGGAAGGCAAAAAGGCTCGCGGCTGTTGACGCTGGTGGCGGGCAGCGTGTTTTTTCCGCTGTTCGTCGTGATGCTGACGCTGCTGAACGGGGTTTTCGACGATTTTATCACGTTTTACATTGTTGGCAATTTCCAGTACGGCACCGGCGGCGACTTCAACTGGCTGAAGAATCTGGCCGTTTTGTCCCATCTTGTTCAGCGCCTGCCGGAGTTTTACCTGCTGGTTGGCCTGCCGGTCCTGCTGGGTCTGGTGATGCTGCCCGCCTGGCTCAAGAGCCATTTCAAGGCAGAAGCGGACTGGGAGCCGGGCGCTTTTGTCATCGTGCTCCTGGCGGCCACGGTGCTGGCCGTGACCCGGACGGGCAGCGGCTACCCGCACCACATGCTGTTTGCGGTCATTCCGTGCGCGCTCGTTGGTTCCTGGATGCTGGCAACCTGCCTGCGGTACCTGCCCACGGCGGGCCCCAATCACCTGATCCGGTCGAGCGTGGCCGTGATTACGCTGCTGAGCTTTACCCTGCCGTTTCTGTTCAAACTGGTGAAAGGAGAGTCATTCAACCGGTATGTTCAGGGAAGCCGCGAACTGGTCCGGTCCGACGTGGCGAAATTCATTCTTCAGTACGCCCGGCCGGGAGAGCCGCTGGTGGTATGGGGCTGGATGTGCCGCTATTACGT from Tellurirhabdus rosea harbors:
- a CDS encoding DUF1003 domain-containing protein, encoding MQNLNPLVRKALTDQTLLSPTLTDDDSPSLTPGERLADRVAEFGGSWTFIISFGLVLLAWISVNSLVLRKAAFDPYPYILLNLILSCLAAIQAPIIMMSQNRQETKDRQRAQNDYLINLKAEVEIRQVQDRLDALSRQQEVLLDLLRQQQVQLRQLTGNGPSDGSEPR
- a CDS encoding NAD-dependent epimerase/dehydratase family protein, which translates into the protein MNIALVTGSAGLIGSESVAFFADKFDLVIGVDNNLRQYFFGADGSTDWNRDRLRDSFSNYKHYTADIRKVEELDPIFREYGADIKLIVHTAAQPSHDWAAREPFTDFSVNANGTLNLLEMNRQHCPEAVFIFTSTNKVYGDNPNYLPLIETETRWEIDESHPYFTNGIDEHMSIDHTKHSLFGASKVAADILVQEYGRYFGMKTGVFRGGCLTGPNHSGAQLHGFLSYLMKCAITGNHYTIFGYKGKQVRDNIHSHDLVNMFWHFYQNPRPGEVYNAGGGRHANCSMLEAITVCEQISGNKMNYSYSETNRIGDHIWYISDLSKFKEHYPGWNWEYDLQQTLQQIHDSMAQRLLVQK
- a CDS encoding M3 family oligoendopeptidase, which encodes MTNDLQIPTRPARMFIGEELEVTNWDRIQPLYDELLNRPVDSTDDLRHWFRDRSELESYLSEDFAWRYIRMTCDTSNEELVGKLNFFITEIQPHLLAYGNALDKKAVASPFLSELTEEGFAVAVRGMKKGIEIFREENIPLLTELQSEERKYGAIAGAMTVELGGEEVTLPQASNWLQSPDRAEREEAWMKIQQRRFQDKDELDELFDRLRELRHQVAVNAGFVNFRDYMFAELGRFDYTPEDCFRFHQSVAQSVVPMLNQLAGERSQKLMQGESPIDVLRPWDLKVDLYGGEPLRPFGTGEELLNKTIECFSRLDTYLGDCLRIMKAMGHLDLESRKGKAPGGYNYPLEEIGVPFIFMNATSSLRDLVTMVHEGGHAVHSFLTRDLPLKSFRTPPMEVAELASMSMELLSMDHWDVFFENPDELRRAKIQHLESIIETLPWVATIDKFQHWIYENPAHSVDDRREAWVRIFSEFSDSVTDWSGLERFKEYGWQKQLHLYEVPFYYIEYGIAQLGAIGIWMNFREDRKKGLDGYKAALKLGYTAPIGRIYEAAGIPFDFSAEYIGRLLRFVGEELDQIKAQ